The DNA segment cttttccatctccatcAGGCCCTGCCCTTGGGAGGCTGTAGACTGCGATCAGGTCCCTTTCCTGATGGGTGTCCCCAGTACAATCTATCTGACAATGTTTGTCAGTTTCTCCCAGGGTTTTTGTCTCTTAAGGTTTGTAGAAAGTTTGAGGGCTTCAGAAAGGCATTTCTCTTTGCACTGCCGAGTGCCTTCTGAGATGGCCCTGTTTGTGGGTGCTGAGAAGGGGGCTCTTGTCTGCTTTGTGGAGGGTTTGTCCTGGGAAAGGTCCAGTGCAGGGACTTTGTGAGTGCCTCGCTGCAACCTTTACGCGTCCTGGGCTCTTACCCAGGAGCCCGCTGGCCTTGGTTTGTTCTTGCCTGCACTTGGAATAGAGGTTGCACAAGCTCTCCACATTCGCACCAGCCAAGGAGCGGATATGTGTGATGGCTGCATTCCTGATGCACTGAGCTGTGGTGCAGACTTGCCATGGGCTGTGCCCcaagagaggcagcagcacttTCTGCCGTGGGAGTTAGCAAGGACGGGTGTGTCCCTGGGGTGTTTGGATGAGAAGGTGACAAACAGCCCTCAGAAACATAGGAAGGGAGCATCACCACAAAGGGCAGGTACCTGGTCTTGGGTCCCCCTCGGTGcacagctggaggagcagaCCTGGTTGTAGGAGTGGTTGGGAAGAGAAGAACAGCTGTGCCCGTAAAGCTTACCCTTCAGCACTGCTTAGCAGACGAAGGCTGTGATGTTCAGAAACCAACACGTTGGGCCCAGCAGGTGAGTCAGGCAGGTTGTGCTTCCCTCAGGCCCGTAGGTTTGCCCACAGAGAATAAGACACTTTGTGTCTGGGAAAGACTAGAGCCGCCCTTGGATGAGAATGCTGCTTCTGCATGGAAGACatcctgctccatccctcttttcccctgcAGGGCTAAGTCCCTCTCCTGTGCCTCATCTTCCTGGGTTGTCTCTGCTCCTTGCCACCTctatcttctctcttctccagtgCTGGAACTGCTGCAAGAGCCAAGGACCCACCATGGATGGCCTTAGTGCAAGCAGAACCCAAGAAGAAGCccgctccccctcctccctcaggCAGCGGCCATGAGACTCCAAGCAGGActtcagaggaggaggatggggaggaggtggggaaagCCAAGAGTGAGGAGAGCAAGTCTGATGCCACAGAGCCCAAACCATACAACCCCTTTGAGGAGGAGAGCGAGGAACAAGAGGAGAGCAGTGCTGTCCAAAAAAGCATGCCTGAGCAGGAACAGAGTGAGACTGCTGCCAAGACTCTTCACCCCTGGTACGGCATCACTCCCACCAGCAGCCCAAAAACAAAGAAGCGGCCAGCTCCACGAGCCCCCAGTGCTTCCCCACTTGGTGAGCTTCCCCTCCTACCCCTTATTCCACCTCCACAACTTCCGTGCAGCCCTTTGGAGGCTCCTCCTTCCCAGGGCACCAATGCATCACCCTGGCAGGCCAGGCCTTTACACAGTGATGGTTGTGCTGGGACTTGTGTTAGCCAGGTCCTCTCTACCAACTGGAGCACAACATTGGCAGGCAATACCTTTGCTCTGGAGGGTTTCATCTGTCCTGTCTGAAGAGAGACAGACACTGTTGCCCTTTGCACTTGTGACCTCCCCCAGAATAtatcagtctcctcttctctcctggcTGCCCCCACCTTCCTCCCTGAGCTCTCCCTTTGCTTTGCAGCCCACCACCCCATCTCCAGGCTGTCACACTCCGAGCCATCATCTTCCACCCCATCTCCAGCCCTCAGTCTTGAGAGCATCAACTCTGAGAGTTCAGCCAAGGTGCTGGGGGATGCCGATGAAGCCTCGGTGCCCAAAAGCTCCTCTGAGCCCACTGTCCACACGCCAACAGCCACCAAGACCTCTAGTGCTGACACGCCACTGGCCAGCGTATCGTCCAGCGAAAGCCCTGCTGCCCCAGCCAGCCTCTCCAccaactcctccttctcttcctccagcgAGTTGGCCAGCTTCAGTGGGGAGGCACAGCCCAGCACCCCAcatgccagcagcagcatctccactGGCAACTTGAAGACCAGCCCCAGCCGACTGCCCCCCAAGCCTCCCACTGGGGCGAGCCCAACACCCATCCTGTTGGCTTCAGATGGAGGTGCTGGGAGCCCTAAGACCCCTTCCTCACCCAAGCTGAAGGTGAGATGGTGACCTTCTGTTCAGATCAGGgggcttttctttcccatccaTCACTCAGTCGCAGTGGGGATCATGAGTCCAGGCTTGCCACTTAGGTAGGTGTTCAACTCATGCTCTGCCTGTCCCCTGTGCCAGAGAAGAGGCAGGATGCCGTGTACTCAGAGAAATAGGAAGGGAACTGTGAAGGAAAGCAGGCTTGTtagagaggggctgggggactGATGCCAGACAGAAGCATGGTGGTCTTTTGCCTCATGGTTAGGCTGCTGGTGGAGATCAGTGCTCTAGGAGGGTGTGGGACAGGTCAAACCTTAGAATTGCTCTGTCTGCTCAGTCCCAGCTGTTGGGATGCTGtatcccttccctttcccagagccttatgtatttccttttgtctCCTGCTCCAGTCTTCCTGCAAAGAGAACCCCTTCAACCGGAAACCATCACCTGCTACCTCCCCCTCTGCAAAGAAACTTCCCAAGGGCTCCAAGCCAGTGCGTCCTCCTGCACCAGGTCATGGCTTCCCACTGATCAAACGCAAGGTAAAAGAGcccttgggagcagaggggcaaaaGCCAGCTCTGTACTGTCCCCCAGGGCCATAGCTGTATCCATCATGCTAATGCATGTTTGGGTAGGGATTGCAGCTGACGACTGTGGCCGGGGAGGATGATGTCTAGGCCAGACTGCGTTGATGGCAGCTCCATAGTCTCCCTTTGCTCCAGAGTGGGGCAGGGATTTTGGGTCCACACTTAGGTGGAGTGTTCTGGTGTCCTCCTGCCCCTGATGGTGTTGACCAGCCTTAGGTTTACCCCTGGAAACTGGAGGTGGTGGTAATGGCAGTCTCTGCTGCGTGGTTTGGCAGGTGCAGACAGATCAGTACATCCCTGAAGAAGATATCTATGGGGAGATGGATGCTATTGAGCACCAGCTGGACCAGCTGGAGCACCGTGGGGTGGCCTTGGAGGAGAAACTTCGCAGCGCTGAGAATGGTACGTGGGTAGGCTGTCTGTGGGTGTGGGGCAGGACACACCCTAGGGCTGCCCTGTGTCCAGCCAAGTAGATAGTAGTGGTGACTTCCTCCCTGATAATGCTGGCATTGGAAGAGCAcaaggggctgtgctgggctaCAAGAAGAGTCACAGACATGCCTTGGACATGGAGATGTCTCTAGAGTGGAAATAGGTGGGAGAAGGTCTCTGTGGGACTCAGGAACAGGCTGAGGTTGGGTGGGCTTTAGCCCAGTGCCCTTCTCCTGGCTTGACAAAGCCCACCCTGCTGCAGGGTGATGGGATCCTGCAGGGCTTGGGATGGCTCTGAATTGTCCCTTTGCTTGGCAGACAGCCCTGAGGACAGCCTGCTGGTGGACTGGTTCAAACTCATCCATGAGAAGCACATGCTGGTACGCCACGAATCCGAGCTCATCTACATGTAAGTGTGTGCGAGCGTGTGAGAAGGCACCGACCCTCTTGCAGAGCGCCCTGTCTCAGCCCTCCTAAAATTGTGTTTCCAGGGGAGAGCCTGACCTGGCCTCCTTgcctggaggagggagagatAAAGGGCAAACAGACAAATGTCTCCAAACACACTCAGAACTGACCCACTGCAAGTCACCAGATTCcctgcagcatctcctccagaaaggccttgagcagccagggctggtCCCTGCTGGCACTTGGCTCCCTGGCCCTTTGGCTATATAGGATAAGATATCCTATATATCTTAGTGGTTCTTTCCAAGCTCACCCCTTACCTTTGGATAATGTTCTGCCTCTCTGGAGCCTTGCAGTGATTCCTGGCAGTGCCTCCTTCCCTTGCAGCTTCAAGCAGCAGAACCTGGAGCAGCGGCAGTCAGATGTGGAGTATGAACTGCGTTGCCTCCTCAACAAGCCAGGTAGAGCATAGCTCTGGGTGCAGTTACCTCCATTTTCCCCTGGGCATCATCTCCCCTCTGGCTTGGTGGGTCTTGGATGAAGAGGGAGAGATCTTCAGGGATGCCAGTGCAATTGGGTCATTTTAGAGCTGCTGCCCCTTCTCATTGCATGCCCCAGCCTTGTGCCGCGATGTGCTCCTTTCTCCCCATGGGATACCACCTGCAGGGCTCTCCCTCCACAGGGTGGCAGGGGATTTTGCTGGGGCATCTCTGCCCCAAAGCACTGAATTTCAGAACTCCTTCAGCCATTTAATTGCCTGTCCTTCCTTGGAATTTGGCTGAGTAGAGAAGGACTGGACCGATGAGGACCgagggagggagaaggtgcTGATGCAGGAGCTGGTGACCATCATTGAGCAGAGGAACGCCATTGTGAACTGCCTGGATGAGGACCGGCAGAGGTGAGTGAGGAGTGGggtgggctggggaggaggggaaaagtgTGTCCCATCTGACTCAGTGCCACACAAGCAGCTCGTGGAGTTGTCCCAAGATGTTCCTGTTCCTGGCATCTTTCCCAGGCTTCCCAGTCCTTGTCTCTTTGAATGCCTTGTGTGGGAAAGACAGGGCAGTATGTGCAGCACGTGGAATTTATCCTGCTGTTAGGAAATGCTCACAGACAGTGATGGATCTGCCCTCTGTGGCTTATAAGTAGGAGGCTCTCTAGCCTTAGACAATACAGCAGCTGTTTTCAGGGCTGAATTGCTGAcctctttcccattctttctttcagagaagaggaggaggataaAATGTTGGAAGCCATGATTAAAAGGAAAGGTAAGAAACAAATTGGAACATTTTTGGAGTGATGCTTTCACAGCTGACCCCAGTGAGCGGCAGCATAAGCCGTTCATGAAATTGTGTGCAGAAGGAGAGAGTGGATCTGTTCTCTGTGAACTGTGGAGCCATTACGTTTTGGGGCACTGTTATGCTGTGTACCTCAGTTATCAGAAGGCAGTGGGCATACAGTGGAGGACTTTGATCCCTGGCTCTCACCTTTGCCCTTGCTGtcacatatgtgtgtgtgtgtgtgtgtgtgtgcgcgcgcgcgCACAGCCATCAGCACTCAGCAGTAACAACCTCCCTTTGCAACCCCAGAATTTCACAAGGAGACGGAGACTGAGAGcaagaagaaaggcaaattCAAGCCCATGAAGGTGCTTAAGCTGCTGGGCAATAAGCACGACTCCAAGAGCAAGTCGCCCAAGGAGAAAAGCTAGAGCTAGAACACCAGCAGTgggagggctgtgctgcctgcctgccccgGCCTCCCCGCAGCTGGCCGAGATGGCCGCCAGGAAGGGGGGCTtgtctccctctgctccccttgcCTCTGCCCCTACTCCCTCCCCAGCAACCGGAGCTGCCGCCCCGGGGAGGCACCAGCCTTCTGTCTGGAGTAGGGGAGTTTGACCAAAGTGCTCCCCTTCCTGACGCTGCGGAGAAGCCGGACCATACCCTCTGTGAAGCCTTGCTAATGACGTGGGGAGAAGGTGGattcaccttttaaaaatgttacccCATTGCGTGTTCCTGTTATTAATTGAGAAGCAAACCAAGAAGTTTGGGTTTGTGAGAAAACTTGCACTAACTGCCTCCCGTCCCTTCGCCCCCTCTAATTGTGACAGTTCCATGTGCCTCTGACCTCTGCCAGGAGCAGACCGGGCCTGCCTGCCCCTCCCTGCCCGCCTGCTCTTGTTCCTTTCCTGTCCCATTTTTAACTTCCGGAGAAAACTCTGGCATTAGAACCAGGATTCTTTGGGTTTTATTGGGCTAAACTAAAACGTTAGGAAAACACACCCGCATCACAAGGCTCTAAAGCCATAGCTGAAAAAATAACTCGTGCCCTATTTTGAGCTGTCCCCTCCGTCGAGCGCCAGGGCTGGGTGGGCTCCATGACAGGGCTGACAGGACCCAAGGGGACAGCGTGCAGCTGCTAGGATGTAGCTCACACGCCCTACTCAGGACATCTTGCCCCCCACTGCTGCTAAacactgctggctctgctgcctggggggtggggggagggagaaacaTTCCTGTTCCAGGCAAGGGCAGAAAAGCTCAAGACTGACTCAGTGCCAGCAAGGGGCACTAAGCTTGTGCCCCTTCTCACCAGTGCCACCCTTGAGCGGCTGGGGAGAGGGGCGCGGTCACAACTGACCTTTGCCCAGCTTCATCCCTGTATACTCTAAAAGCCTGCAGGGATTGGCTGGTTCTTTTTTACACCTCCTTTACCAGATGAATTCAAACCCACCCTCTGAAAACTTTTTAAACCCCTTATTTTATTTGtcatgtgtgtatgcatgtgtgtacattggaggaagggatgggggcGGACAGGTGTTCTTCCAAccatcccttcttccttccacttttgtttcctgccttctcctccaAGGTGAGGAGCTATTTATTGAATTGTTGGATCAGTCTGAATTAGTTTCCTGGGTGTTTGGTTGGTCAGCTGTTTGTCATGCCTTCTCACTAGCAAACTCGGCATAACCAGCCCCGAGCACGCTGCTGCAGTCCCTTCTAAAAACCCAACAGGCTTTAGCCAAAATGCTCTTGGAGCAGTGCCTTGCAAAGTGGCTGGCGTAGCATTCTGGAAAGGGATCCTCATGTCCCAAAACATGAGGAACTCGAgcccctcctccatcccagcgTTGCCCCCATGGCTGGGAGGTGACAAGCTCAGCCCCACGCTGGTGATGCTGTCTCCCTCTTGCCATACTGCAGCGGGCTGATGAGGAGCAGTGGTAAGGGAGGGGAGATCCCAAAGCACAACTCTTCTCCAAGGAGAACCAAATCTGCTTTAAAGCCTGCTGTCACATCACTGTTGCCAAAGGCTGTcaggagagctgcagcctgACACCCCTTGGCCCTGTGCCCTGTTAGAACTCTGATTTGTAAGTTACACTGTACTAATTTCGTGACTTCCATTCACCtgaacacaaataaaagaaacattggATTTAAAAAGCTATTGCAGCTTAGGTTTCCAATTCCTTTGTGCACTCGCACTGTCCCAGGGACAGGGCCTGCTGCCTGGCTTCGGGGAGTGGCTGGCAAGAGTATTGCTATGAAACAGATGATGGGATCTTAAGGAAATTGGGAGGTGGATTTTATGCTGGGATTTACACAGGAGTAGTAGGACATAGTGCTTCAGCCTGCTGGAGGACAGATGTAGGGTTATGCCTGAGGGGAGCAAACAGACGTTTCCAGGCTCTGTGGGGAGCCAGTGGCTGTTCAGCATACCACGCTTTCAGGaaccaaaaccccacagcaaGCCAGCAGCAAAGAGCAGCATGCGCTGGGATGAaatcccctctccctcctctgcacagcTGCACTCCTGAGCGCTTGCCCAGTTCAGCTGCCACCAAGAAGTTTGCTGATGCATACAGTCACGCTGACCTCCAGCAACGCTGGAGGCTCGTGCTTGCGCAAGGCCACGCAGTTGCATCTTCCTCTGTGCCGTCTGCCAGCACAGTCATTCCTAGAGTCGTGGGGACAGGATCAGGTTGTAGATGTGGGTAGCACCACGTGTTACCATCATACTGTCTTGAGAAGCCTCCACCTCTGGGTGGATGGAAATGAGCGACACTTTTAGTGGTGGATCCCTGTACTCCGAGGCATCGCACAGGCAAAAGAAGGCTCTGCTTTGTCATGTTTTGGTACCCACTACTGTGTGTTTTCATCTCTTTGGTATTGTTGAGCAAGAAGGGATCCAGTGCGTGGGCAGGATTTTACAACAGCTTTCCTTTGTTAACCAGCTACATACAAATCGCTTCTGGCTTCAGGCAACAGATGCTGCTGCCCCCTCTTCGGGTAGAGGCACAGACCAGCCCTTGAGATGAGGTGGGAACAAACTgcacttgtgttttttttcccttggcctAGTTGCGGGGATCAGATTTGTTCCCACCAGAGAAGTCTTTTGTCATGATCTCTCTCATTGCCTCACTTCTCATCTTGTCAATGATCTCCATCTCGCGTATTTTCTGCAAAGTTCAAAGGGGAAGGGCTGAGCGAGGAGAATGACggcagcttttttccccccctttcttttGCCAGCCCTAAAAACAAAGGTTCTATTTCCCTGATTAAGTTACATgtagagatggaaagaaaggctgaaaaccTCTATCCCGTATTCCCCAGATTCACTCCCGCTCCACGCTGTGAAGGGGAACTCTCAGTTCTCTGCCCCCTTCCCTGCGTGGGTATCAGGAGAGACTCTTCTTTAAGGTTTCTGATGCTAGGGATTCCCTCCACATGCTGTACAGCCAGTGGTGCCGGGACCCTCACGTACCTGTGAGATTTCAGTGAGGACAATGCTTCGATACTTCTTGCCCTGCCCTAGAGCTTCCATCTCTGCCAGGaactccttcctctcctgaaCTTCATTCACCACTGACAGATACGACAAAACACTGTGGAAACAGGATTCAACCGAAAGGCCAGAAAACACATTCCTGCCTAGATCCAAAGCCCcactttcccagctctgcttgaACAGTGGTCCCACCAGGGTAAGAGTGACATCTGCTGTAATGCTCATCTTGCACATGTCATCAAAATACCTCAGTAGCCTCTTATGCAACAGGAAGCGTACCCCGTGCCCACGTTCCTACTACTCTCCATCTTGCAGGAATGGTAACTTTCTATCTTTCTTACAATTCAGTGTTGCTGGTGGGCAATTTAACCAGTCCGAGGATGGAGACGGAACCTGCTGGAAGCCACTGAGGTTCATTAGGTGATGTGCATCACCCACTGTAGCAGCTTaccagtacttaaagggggcctacaggaaagctggggagaggctttttttcAAGTGCAGCGACAGAtcaaagggtaatggttttaagctgaacaaggggagatttaggttagatattagtAAGAAATTTGCTActgcgagggtggtgaggcactggaatgggttgcccagttgtgaatgccccatccctggaggtgttcaaggtcagagcagatgaggctttgagcaacctgatctagcagaaggtgtccctgccgatggcgtgggggttggaactggatgatctttaaggtcccttccaactcaaaccattctaagattctatgacCAGTATCACAGGCACAGTGTTAGCTGCCACACTGCAGCACAGACCTGCAACCAGCTGGTCCAAATCTTGCCACAGTACAAAGCATGTGGGCATTTCAGATGTGTCAAGGATAACATTCAGCTTGCAACAAGTTTTAGACAATACAAAGCATGCATGAACCCAGCTGCCCTGGATAGCAAAGAGTGAGCTGGGGCGTACACGCACATTGAAAATTCCAGCACACAGAGGTATTAGGCAGGGTATTGCCATTCCAGAATATTCTGTAGGCTAAAGTCCATCCCTGCTTAAAATCCTGCTCAACATTTAAGCTTTGCTAGTCTAACTGCTCTGATCTTGGAGTGAGAGAAAATAGGGCCCACACCATGGTCATGCTGGCAAGCGTCCCAGTCTGTGTTGAGTTACGCTGGCTGGAAAAAGGACCCACAGTACCTGGGCTTCCTGCCTAGGTCACTCTGCACATCCCTGAGGTCTTTCCCTGCCAGCAGAGTTTGTTTGGTGTGGGCAGCCCAGGGAGCTCGAATGTGCCAGCAAACCTCTGCAGTATAAACTCTGCGAGAACAGCTGGATCACAGCATCAGAACAGCAAGTCCCTTCTCTTGGAAAGCGGGCTCTGTGCCCTCTTCCGCAATGGGCTTCAGGTTACCAGCAACAAGGCCTGCCACTCCAGCCCTTGGAGGTAGCCAGCTTCCCAGGCTTCCCGTCTGCATTCCTCCAGGGTACATAAAGACATACATTCCTCAAACCGGTCACGCTCAGGtatctcctcttccttcctctgaacAGGCATCCGCTTCACATTGTGCTCCACCACTTCCTTCCCCATTGCTAAGATGTTTTGGagtctttccttctccttttccaaatcTCCTGTGAataccaagggaaaaaaaaattaccagcCTGTCTCCTCAGGGAGGTCCCTGGTCACTCTGCTTCCCTGCTCAGGATGCCAGAGGAAGCACTATGTTAACAACAGCCCATCCCCAGACTGGCACGGGAGCACCCGTGGGGAAGAGCCAACCAACCTGACATCAGAGGTCTGATTCATGTTTATAACCTAGAAAACTGCACAGTGTGAGGATTGTGTAGTTCCTACCACCCCCAGCCAGCCGGCAGAAGTCAGTGAGCACCTACAACAGATGCTCACGAAGAGACCCACCTTTAAAGTATCTTTTGAACACAGAAAGAGTGCAGGCAAAGAGCAATTAAGATAccacctgcagctgctgagacTGCAGGCAAGGAATGGCTGTaaggggaagagagggaccAGGCAGCAGCATTTATTTATTGGTGGTGTTTGCTAACTTACGCGTTGGCTGTGGCCTGAATTTCTCTCGGGTGTAGGCATCTCCTGCCTGGCAGACACTGGCAGGTCGGAGGTGTGGTTTAGCTGGAAGCCTGCACGGTTGACAAACTGGTGGGGAGAAAGCAAGCGCTGCTGGCGCTGTTTTTTTGCTGGATGTGGGGTGGCACTGGAGAGGCAGGGTATCTCCTCCTagatagaaaacaaaaaataatggtAAGTaagacagagagcagaaggTTTGCCTTCTTGTCCACTGTAACACCATGAAGACAGACATCTCAACCTGGTTGTTGGCGCATGCTGACATGAGGCACGCTGTGGTTCAAGTAACGCCATTGTGTCTTGTTCCCCAGATGACCCATGGGAACACCTTGCCCTGTGTGTCCCCGTGTGTCAGCAGCAGCCgtgctgctgttttaaaaataataggattggttggttggaaaagacctttgagatccttgagtccaaccatacctgtcctcTACCAAACCATCCCcaagcaccttgtctacccatcttctaaatacctccagggatagtgactcaaccacatccctaagcagcccatgccagtgcctgataacctttccagtgaagaattttttcctgatatccaactGATAATTCAGGCAGTTGTAAAAAGCAgcaaggtctcctctcagcctcctcttctctagactaaacaaccccacttccctcagctgctcctcgtaagatttgTGCTCCTGATCCTTCACCACCTTCGAACACTTGCCCATCCAAGCACACTGTGGGCAAATGCCATGGTCTTAAAAGCTCTTCAGTGGGTGCAGCAGTGGGTGAGAGAGGGTTGCCACTCACGTTTCACACAGTTCATCAGGGATCGCCTCTGGAAATGTGTCAGTTTCAACTCCTCCATCATTGCTGAAAAACATGATGTGGGGGTGACATTCCCTCTGGCAGCAGcggggacaggatggggaacCCACCCGGGGCACCACCCTCGCGGCCCAAAGCCACTGAGGAAGGTCTGGGCTTAGAAGACTCAACCCACATTGCTGCCCGGCCCCCCTgctcccttcccagtccccctcGTTCCCTCTGGGCTCCCACCTTCCACGCTCCCTCCCGGTTCCCCCACTCCCTCCAGGTTCTGCCGGGTTCCTCCTGGTTCCCCCCTCGCTTCCTTCCCTGTTCCCCCCTGCTCCGTCCCCAGTTCTCCCTGTCCCTTCTCGGTTTCCCCTTGCTCCTTCCTGTTTTCCCCCACTCTCTCCCCAGTCCACCACACTCCGCTCTCTCCTGGTTCCCCCTCTCCCGTTCGGttctcctgctccctccctaGTTCCCCCCGTTCTTTCCTGGTTCTCCCCTACCTCTGAGCAGCTCCCGGGTGTCCGGGCTGTaccggcccggcccggccgaTGACGTCACGCCGCGCTCTGACGTCTCCATGGACACGCGCGGCGCCACCGGTACCGGCGGGAACGGGACGGGGAGGGAGCAGCGCGGCGTCGCGTCGCCCTGGTAACAGCGCCGGGCGCTTCCGGCTGCGTCATGGCCGGCGGGACCCGGAAGTGGCTCCGGGTATTTCCGTCCGGGAGCGGAGGTGGCGGGGAGGCAGCATGTCTGACAACGAGGACAAGTGAGAGTGCGGCCGGGTGGGGGGAGTGGGGTCATTCGGGTCGGGTCAGGCCAGGCCAGGCCAGGGGGCGCCCGTGGCGGGGTCAGCCCGTCCCGATGTGCGATGCCCGTGTCTCTCCCACAGCTTTGACGGGGACGACTTTGATGATgtggaggaggatgaggggtTGGACGACCTGGAGAACGCGGAGGAGGTGGGTCCCCCGCGGGGCGGCGGGAGGGTCCTGGGGGCTCCCCTCCGcacagctggggctggagagctTCTCCTGCACTGCTGGGGGCTCTCAGAGGCGCCCCACACACGGTTGGGGCTGGGGGGTCTTAAGGACTGCCCCGCGGTGCTGGAGTGTCTCAGAGGCTCCCCCGGCGCGGCTGGGGCTGGGGCGGCCTGGAGGGTCTCCCCCTGCACGGCAGAGGGAGTCTCGGAGGCTCCCCCCGCAGTGCCGGGGGGGTCTTGGAGGCTACACA comes from the Cuculus canorus isolate bCucCan1 chromosome 1, bCucCan1.pri, whole genome shotgun sequence genome and includes:
- the MICALL1 gene encoding MICAL-like protein 1 isoform X2, which translates into the protein MKHSAAASSPPLLSHKKPVAAVESPPALQDDAPSDPSEWSQRTTLSSTCAACQQHVHLVQRYLAEGKLYHRQCFRCKECSSTLLPGSYKPGSEAGTFVCTQHRGKLAMSGKAERRPSPDRQSPELGTETEADSTGEDTHPTGAEVGKDDGDSLEGTAETKMPAEEPAGPAEKDSTPSKAETVMPPAHAGGGAPVSQTPPRPPLPSKPAVFTQDKANSLDERLRDTRPTPAPRRATDVSVLSPPASQPVPRPRSTLQSEGSECGPGMVNGRIPEPSPPVPKPRGRPCSSDRAGTAARAKDPPWMALVQAEPKKKPAPPPPSGSGHETPSRTSEEEDGEEVGKAKSEESKSDATEPKPYNPFEEESEEQEESSAVQKSMPEQEQSETAAKTLHPWYGITPTSSPKTKKRPAPRAPSASPLAHHPISRLSHSEPSSSTPSPALSLESINSESSAKVLGDADEASVPKSSSEPTVHTPTATKTSSADTPLASVSSSESPAAPASLSTNSSFSSSSELASFSGEAQPSTPHASSSISTGNLKTSPSRLPPKPPTGASPTPILLASDGGAGSPKTPSSPKLKSSCKENPFNRKPSPATSPSAKKLPKGSKPVRPPAPGHGFPLIKRKVQTDQYIPEEDIYGEMDAIEHQLDQLEHRGVALEEKLRSAENDSPEDSLLVDWFKLIHEKHMLVRHESELIYIFKQQNLEQRQSDVEYELRCLLNKPEKDWTDEDRGREKVLMQELVTIIEQRNAIVNCLDEDRQREEEEDKMLEAMIKRKEFHKETETESKKKGKFKPMKVLKLLGNKHDSKSKSPKEKS
- the MICALL1 gene encoding MICAL-like protein 1 isoform X1 → MSGPRGALQAWCRRQCEGYRGVEIRDLSSSFRDGLAFCAILHRHRPDLLDFDSLSKDDVYENNRLAFELAERELGIPALLDPNDMVSMKVPDCLSIMTYVSQYYNYFNNPSQARVPLPMKHSAAASSPPLLSHKKPVAAVESPPALQDDAPSDPSEWSQRTTLSSTCAACQQHVHLVQRYLAEGKLYHRQCFRCKECSSTLLPGSYKPGSEAGTFVCTQHRGKLAMSGKAERRPSPDRQSPELGTETEADSTGEDTHPTGAEVGKDDGDSLEGTAETKMPAEEPAGPAEKDSTPSKAETVMPPAHAGGGAPVSQTPPRPPLPSKPAVFTQDKANSLDERLRDTRPTPAPRRATDVSVLSPPASQPVPRPRSTLQSEGSECGPGMVNGRIPEPSPPVPKPRGRPCSSDRAGTAARAKDPPWMALVQAEPKKKPAPPPPSGSGHETPSRTSEEEDGEEVGKAKSEESKSDATEPKPYNPFEEESEEQEESSAVQKSMPEQEQSETAAKTLHPWYGITPTSSPKTKKRPAPRAPSASPLAHHPISRLSHSEPSSSTPSPALSLESINSESSAKVLGDADEASVPKSSSEPTVHTPTATKTSSADTPLASVSSSESPAAPASLSTNSSFSSSSELASFSGEAQPSTPHASSSISTGNLKTSPSRLPPKPPTGASPTPILLASDGGAGSPKTPSSPKLKSSCKENPFNRKPSPATSPSAKKLPKGSKPVRPPAPGHGFPLIKRKVQTDQYIPEEDIYGEMDAIEHQLDQLEHRGVALEEKLRSAENDSPEDSLLVDWFKLIHEKHMLVRHESELIYIFKQQNLEQRQSDVEYELRCLLNKPEKDWTDEDRGREKVLMQELVTIIEQRNAIVNCLDEDRQREEEEDKMLEAMIKRKEFHKETETESKKKGKFKPMKVLKLLGNKHDSKSKSPKEKS
- the C1H22orf23 gene encoding UPF0193 protein EVG1, which encodes METSERGVTSSAGPGRYSPDTRELLRAMMEELKLTHFQRRSLMNCVKRGDTLPLQCHPTSSKKTAPAALAFSPPVCQPCRLPAKPHLRPASVCQAGDAYTREKFRPQPTRDLEKEKERLQNILAMGKEVVEHNVKRMPVQRKEEEIPERDRFEELVNEVQERKEFLAEMEALGQGKKYRSIVLTEISQKIREMEIIDKMRSEAMREIMTKDFSGGNKSDPRN
- the POLR2F gene encoding DNA-directed RNA polymerases I, II, and III subunit RPABC2 — protein: MTSRRALTSPWTRAAPPVPAGTGRGGSSAASRRPGNSAGRFRLRHGRRDPEVAPGISVRERRWRGGSMSDNEDNFDGDDFDDVEEDEGLDDLENAEEEGQENVEILPSGERQQANQKRITTPYMTKYERARVLGTRALQIAMCAPVMVELEGETDPLLIAMKELKARKIPIIIRRYLPDGSYEDWGVDELIITD